The nucleotide window gcccactgccaaataatatcatAGTttctaaattacctaaattagatgaaacataaaacttgtcatcttcctcagtcacaccagagtcggagtgctgagagcccacttacgcattcataaaagacttttTCCATGGTAATGGCAGGATAATCACTTTCACGCTTTCAGTTTCGATTGGATTCTCTTTCGCTgtgggaatgcccaccgtaaacaggataaaatctgtcagccacagtttaggagacctgtttggaggtaaaacttgttgcgagatggcgcttcggatgattcaggacagcgaattaattcatgattcaattcatgattcagtacagcaattcaatttcagtgGTTCATCGGATCTCGAGAACTGCGACACTAATGATGAGCATGTCATTTTGATCTTCAACTCTGtctagcggggcggcacggtggtgtagtggttagcactgtcgcctcacagcaagaaggtcctgggttcgagccccgtagccggcgagggcctttctgtgtggagtttgcatgttgtgtccgcgtgggtttcctccgggtgctccggtttcccccacagtccaaagacatccaggttaggttaactggtgactctaaattgactgtaggtgtgagtgtgaatggttgtctgtgtctatgtgtcagccctgtgatgacctggcgacttgtccagggtgtaccccgcctttcgcctgtagtcagctgggataggctccagcttgcctgcgaccctgtagaacaggataaagcggctatagagataatgagatgagatgagatgagatgagatccgaaagaaatcctgagtgAACCAGTGAGATCGAATCATTTTAGTGAATCGAATCGAATCAGTATCAAGGAATCATTTTGCACGTGTCTGTTGCTTGCCGCAAGGAGGCGCGCGTGAGCAGAAAGTAAGTGCGGCAAGAATCCAACAAGCAGCCTgtggcggaaaaaaaaaaagaaaagaaaaaaaatggccgGCCAGGAGGATCCAGTCCAGAGAGAAATCCACCAGGATTGGGCGAATCGCGAGTATATCGAAGTGATTACGAGCAGCATTAAGAAAATAGCCGACTTCCTCAACTCGTTTGGTAAATTTGTTCATGAAAACAAAATCTGTTTGGTGGAAATAGTCGCCTCTTGTTGAAGGCTGTGATGCTACCTGTTATGCTAACTGACTGATGGGGAGGGGCGAGTCGGCTGACTGGAGCTTCCTGTGTTGCTTTAAACGCGTTTTTATTCTTTTAGAAACATTTAATATTTCCTGTGAGGATGTTCAACACGCGAAggaagtaaaaaaaatatatatatatatctgagaGACTTAAGTATTTTATTAACGCCTTAaagctagctaactagctagcaTTACAGCACAGCTAACTAGCTAGCATTACAGCATAGCTAATTAGCCAGCATTACAGCTAGCTAGTCAGATTGATATGATACAGTGTGAACATCTTCCTGACATTAATGTTCCTCAGAGAGGTTAAATTAATTTAGattgtcaataaataaataaaataaataaaatgaataaataaatgaatgcagCATTTTTCCCTTTGAAATGTTATGTCTTTTATAGCTGAATAATTTAGTTGGGTTGTTTCGATGAGACTCACTATACAGATGAAGCTTGTGTTCACTTCAAGTCCATTTCTGCCAAATTATAACCAGacattgtgaataattaaaaaaatttttttttatttattcctttaaaggatatgggacatggatttttttctgggtataattatgtataaaggatataagaaatgccatctaaatcactgcagggcgtcaaaaatgtgaaaatcatcacattattcaacttttttatacatcagcgtaaaacaatgattcgttaattagctaggtggtcacgtgacccgtgacgtcacaaaaactttccaagaggggaatctaatgtaaacaggttaccgaaatggacaccatcgacagtgacattcccgatgtttcacagagatgtgaagttagagcctatcaattcgaaccgatagctggaaattcacatgaacatggatcttgtctttactctgacgggtcagatgattctgagagtgagagttcattcaatccccatgaaactgaaagcggtcggctcgataacacttcctggtaagttaaaaacaattctgctcaaaggctaatgatctgttgaaagaagtattatttttgtatcatacattgaaagttcatcatagatctagctaaagtccgttgcaagctagtttttttttgctgatatttttcgagatcgattgagatacaatgcttccagagtccgagatgaaaacattcaaaatggcgaaatgccatcacacagccaacaacactacgccgtttggcgaaagagatgaaaattaagaaaagttaaacaaacttaccaacataacttaacatttatttaaatgtccattaatgttacaggatttcttgacggtctctacagttgtaggaatgttaggccctgtatattatggcgctaccactgcctccatgaacccggctatacgacctcttaaatttggcttggcaattaatatcgctcagtacctgagtattaatgttgaaagaatcctcagtgaaatggtccgaacacagtttgtgggaaacagtaggtgcaaagttttttctacggcactagtgagcccacactttcctcagtttcgggtccttggggaatgcaaaaaaacttactccagggcatttcccattggaattattgcaaccataagcagcaaaatacaccatgatgttcaatgtacgttaaagactataaaaacaattttcttgtcattcacttctccattcatctacccgcttgtgctgtgcccgaaagtttttgtgacgtatgatcacgtgacagcggctcttccggttgtaaaatatgcatatcggagctcgagcagaaatgccatataatcatcacaaatataacgattttgctgaatttaagagatgattttgtatttgttgatgcaattaattcatatttttaatggaaagaaactgatatagcgtgcatttatgtttcatgtcccatatcctttaagtgaGCACTTTGAAATGAGGAAGCTGTATAACCCGTGTTATTCTTGTCATCGCCTTGATTCTGAAAGTCTTCTCTTGGAATGACATGAATTCAATTGAGTACAAACtaaatacagggtgacccaaaaagatacgtacccatgaaaatttcaattgtggctttgattaaaaaggtatttatttcaaattacaaccacacattattcagtttatggaagaccattcaccagagtttcagctatttctgtcaatttttagtcaatttatggctttcccaagatgtgttctagatgtccaccatttcgttgcaagcaaacctgtactcgtctggcaaagttttgaatcacttttatacactcctctttcattagctgcaaatgatcatccataggttcacctttcacgtcctgcaacagaaaagacattagttaaaaaatggatttttttatcgaataaaatatgggtacgcatctttttgggtcaccctgtaataAGAATGAGGCCTTTTTCTAACCTATTTTTTATTTAACGATTTCCTCCTCAGATATGTCCTGCAGGTCTCGTTTGGCCACGCTGAACGAGAAGCTCACTGCCCTGGAGAGGAGGATCGAGTACATCGAGGCCagggtgagtgaatgtgtgataaGACCACGATTGAGTATTGTTCACGTTACTTCATTTGAATTTAATCGTGTTCAGGATGTAAACAAATTTGAAATGCACCAGAGATACACAcaaggtgttttcacacttggtatgAGTTTGGACGAATGTCATAAGAAGCAGCGTGAGGAAAACGAAAGggtttttatacaaaatgtttgaCAGCAAACGTGGACATGTCAAGTGGAAGTGTGTTCAAGGTTAAAGGGCGGCAGCGTTTCGATGCCTTTGTGATGAAATGGCATGACAATTGTTCACTTTTGTTCGAGTGAGAGTGGCTTCACTTGTCTTTTGAACAGCGAGGTCTGTGATTTCGCTCAtcatagctttaaaaaaaaaaaaaaagagtatcaaGGGAAAAGTTACTCAAATGAAGTATATTTTGTATGACGTGAAAAACATTtttccttacaaaaaaaaaaagaatttacatACTAATTCATATACTTGACCAGCTGACTGACTAACTGCTCTTACATCCCACTTCTTAACTAGTTAATAGGATTTCcattgaaggggaaaaaaaatcgtgGTACTCGACAGGGCTCACTAATGAGTTTATGATTTGGTTGCATAATAGTTCACAATAAGCTGAACTTCCTGTCATTTTCTTTGTTTAAGGTTACAAAAGGGGAAACGCTGACCTAACCTTCCTGACCCTGAAGACAAGACAAAATGGCCacacgttcttttttttttctctcctctttcCTCATTTACCTTAAATAACCATGTGACTGTTTTTTCGACCAGCCTTTTAAAGCCCCAGTTAGGAACTGCTGACACAGTACTGCGCTGCTTTGGGATTTAAAAAGGGAACCTAAAATATGTGTAGTTTTGGTGAAAAAGGATTGGATCTAGCTGGAGCAGTTCCTCACTGCAGCTTTAATGTGTGGGACCATGATGAAATGTgaccatttttattttctatgaTGTCTGCCGCAGTATGAGCAGTTGTGCTGTTATTTTTGATCCCCACTCAATTTGGTACCGTCTCTGTGGTGCTTGCACAAACGTCTGGTCCTTCATCTTGTCCCGATTAAATTTAAGCAGATTTTAATAACTGGGAAATTCAGACACTAAACAGATCAATTGGATAAAATGAGGGTACAGTGAGCGAGTATGATGTTGGGGTGGGGCTGGGGGGATGAGCCTTGAAAAATggcgctttttttggggggggggacaaaaaatgtCTTTTGTTTACTCtgcgctgtttgtgtgtgt belongs to Neoarius graeffei isolate fNeoGra1 chromosome 26, fNeoGra1.pri, whole genome shotgun sequence and includes:
- the brk1 gene encoding probable protein BRICK1, with translation MAGQEDPVQREIHQDWANREYIEVITSSIKKIADFLNSFDMSCRSRLATLNEKLTALERRIEYIEARVTKGETLT